The Brachyhypopomus gauderio isolate BG-103 chromosome 17, BGAUD_0.2, whole genome shotgun sequence genome includes a window with the following:
- the p4ha1b gene encoding prolyl 4-hydroxylase subunit alpha-1b isoform X1: MALCWLALSLLFQTLHAHVDFFTSIGQMTDLLYTEKDLVTSLKDYIRAEENKLEQVKQWVEKLDSLTTTATQDPEGFLGHPVNAFKLMKRLNSEWADLENLVLKDTSDGFISNLTVQRQHFPTDEDQNGAAKALLRLQDTYQLSANDISVGDLPGVVYKSRMTVEDCFELGKIAYVEVDYYHTELWMTQALRQLDDGEDSPIDKVTVMDYLSYAIYQQGELDRALELTKRMLKLDPTHQRANGNLKFFEFQLEKQRKAKEVEKVEEKPVEKVERSLDKRGAQMKRSKDPLPERRRYEQLCRGEGVKMTPRRRSRLFCRYTDNGRKPRLLLAPLKQEDEWDRPHIVRYYDIISDEEMEKIKELAKPRLRRATISNPITGVLETAPYRISKSAWLTGEDHPVVARINQRLEDVTGLNMDTAEELQVANYGVGGQYEPHFDFGRKDEPDAFKELGTGNRIATWLFYMSDVAAGGATVFTDVGAAVWPKKGTAVFWYNLFASGEGDYSTRHAACPVLVGNKWVSNKWIHERGQEFRRPCSLSEVE; the protein is encoded by the exons atggCTCTGTGCTGGTTGGCGTTGAGTTTGCTCTTTCAGACTCTACATGCCCATGTTGACTTCTTTACCTCCATCG GTCAGATGACAGACTTGCTATACACAGAGAAAGACCTGGTAACGTCGCTGAAAGATTACATCAGAGCAGAGGAGAACAAACTGGAGCAGGTTAAGCa gTGGGTTGAGAAGTTGGACTCCCtgacaacaacagcaacacaggATCCCGAGGGCTTCCTGGGGCACCCGGTCAACGCCTTCAAACTAATGAAGAGACTCAACTCGGAATGGGCAGATCTGGAAAACCTGGTGCTCAAGGACACAagcgatg GGTTCATCTCCAACCTCACCGTGCAGAGGCAGCACTTCCCCACTGATGAAGACCAGAACGGAGCAGCTAAAGCTCTACTACGGCTACAGGACACCTACCAGCTGTCAGCCAACGACATCTCCGTCGGAGACCTGCCTG gtGTTGTGTACAAGAGCCGTATGACGGTAGAAGACTGTTTTGAGCTGGGTAAGATTGCCTACGTGGAGGTGGACTACTACCACACAGAACTGTGGATGACACAGGCCCTGAGACAGCTAGACGATGGTGAGGACTCTCCCATAGACAAGGTGACCGTCATGGACTACCTCAGTTACGCCATctaccagcagggggagctggATCGCGCACTGGAACTCACCAAGAGGATGCTCAAACTGG acCCCACCCACCAACGGGCCAATGGGAACCTGAAATTTTTCGAGTTCCAGCTGGAGAAGCAGAGGAAGGCaaaggaggtggagaaggtggaggagaagccggtggagaaggtggagaggTCGCTGGACAAGCGTGGAGCCCAGATGAAGCGCTCCAAGGACCCTCTGCCTGAGAGGAGGCGCTATGAGCAGCTGTGTAGAGGAGAAGGCGTGAAGATG ACCCCTCGCAGACGCAGCCGTCTCTTTTGCCGTTACACTGACAACGGACGTAAGCCTCGTCTGCTATTGGCTCCTTTGAAGCAGGAGGACGAATGGGACCGCCCCCACATTGTCCGTTACTATGACATCATCTCCGACGAGGAGATGGAGAAGATTAAAGAACTGGCCAAACCCAGG CTGCGAAGGGCCACCATATCCAACCCCATCACGGGTGTTCTTGAGACGGCCCCCTACAGGATCAGTAAGAG TGCCTGGCTGACTGGTGAAGACCACCCAGTAGTTGCAAGGATCAACCAGAGACTGGAGGATGTCACAGGTCTTAACATGGACACGGCCGAGGAGCTGCAG gttgcGAACTACGGGGTCGGAGGGCAGTATGAGCCCCATTTTGACTTCGGCAGG aaagaCGAGCCAGACGCCTTTAAAGAACTCGGCACTGGAAACAGAATCGCCACCTGGCTCTTCTAT ATGAGTGACGTggcagcagggggcgccacTGTGTTCACAGATGTTGGGGCTGCAGTGTGGCCTAAAAAG GGCACAGCCGTGTTCTGGTATAACCTGTTTGCCAGTGGGGAGGGTGACTACAGCACACGGCACGCTGCCTGCCCTGTTCTGGTGGGCAACAAGTGGG TGTCGAACAAATGGATCCATGAGAGAGGCCAGGAGTTCCGCCGCCCCTGCAGTCTCAGTGAGGTGGAATGA
- the p4ha1b gene encoding prolyl 4-hydroxylase subunit alpha-1b isoform X2 has protein sequence MALCWLALSLLFQTLHAHVDFFTSIGQMTDLLYTEKDLVTSLKDYIRAEENKLEQVKQWVEKLDSLTTTATQDPEGFLGHPVNAFKLMKRLNSEWADLENLVLKDTSDGFISNLTVQRQHFPTDEDQNGAAKALLRLQDTYQLSANDISVGDLPGVVYKSRMTVEDCFELGKIAYVEVDYYHTELWMTQALRQLDDGEDSPIDKVTVMDYLSYAIYQQGELDRALELTKRMLKLDPTHQRANGNLKFFEFQLEKQRKAKEVEKVEEKPVEKVERSLDKRGAQMKRSKDPLPERRRYEQLCRGEGVKMTPRRRSRLFCRYTDNGRKPRLLLAPLKQEDEWDRPHIVRYYDIISDEEMEKIKELAKPRLRRATVHDPITGKLTTAQYRVSKSAWLTGEDHPVVARINQRLEDVTGLNMDTAEELQVANYGVGGQYEPHFDFGRKDEPDAFKELGTGNRIATWLFYMSDVAAGGATVFTDVGAAVWPKKGTAVFWYNLFASGEGDYSTRHAACPVLVGNKWVSNKWIHERGQEFRRPCSLSEVE, from the exons atggCTCTGTGCTGGTTGGCGTTGAGTTTGCTCTTTCAGACTCTACATGCCCATGTTGACTTCTTTACCTCCATCG GTCAGATGACAGACTTGCTATACACAGAGAAAGACCTGGTAACGTCGCTGAAAGATTACATCAGAGCAGAGGAGAACAAACTGGAGCAGGTTAAGCa gTGGGTTGAGAAGTTGGACTCCCtgacaacaacagcaacacaggATCCCGAGGGCTTCCTGGGGCACCCGGTCAACGCCTTCAAACTAATGAAGAGACTCAACTCGGAATGGGCAGATCTGGAAAACCTGGTGCTCAAGGACACAagcgatg GGTTCATCTCCAACCTCACCGTGCAGAGGCAGCACTTCCCCACTGATGAAGACCAGAACGGAGCAGCTAAAGCTCTACTACGGCTACAGGACACCTACCAGCTGTCAGCCAACGACATCTCCGTCGGAGACCTGCCTG gtGTTGTGTACAAGAGCCGTATGACGGTAGAAGACTGTTTTGAGCTGGGTAAGATTGCCTACGTGGAGGTGGACTACTACCACACAGAACTGTGGATGACACAGGCCCTGAGACAGCTAGACGATGGTGAGGACTCTCCCATAGACAAGGTGACCGTCATGGACTACCTCAGTTACGCCATctaccagcagggggagctggATCGCGCACTGGAACTCACCAAGAGGATGCTCAAACTGG acCCCACCCACCAACGGGCCAATGGGAACCTGAAATTTTTCGAGTTCCAGCTGGAGAAGCAGAGGAAGGCaaaggaggtggagaaggtggaggagaagccggtggagaaggtggagaggTCGCTGGACAAGCGTGGAGCCCAGATGAAGCGCTCCAAGGACCCTCTGCCTGAGAGGAGGCGCTATGAGCAGCTGTGTAGAGGAGAAGGCGTGAAGATG ACCCCTCGCAGACGCAGCCGTCTCTTTTGCCGTTACACTGACAACGGACGTAAGCCTCGTCTGCTATTGGCTCCTTTGAAGCAGGAGGACGAATGGGACCGCCCCCACATTGTCCGTTACTATGACATCATCTCCGACGAGGAGATGGAGAAGATTAAAGAACTGGCCAAACCCAGG CTAAGGCGTGCCACTGTACATGACCCCATTACGGGAAAACTCACCACTGCTCAGTACAGAGTCTCCAAGAG TGCCTGGCTGACTGGTGAAGACCACCCAGTAGTTGCAAGGATCAACCAGAGACTGGAGGATGTCACAGGTCTTAACATGGACACGGCCGAGGAGCTGCAG gttgcGAACTACGGGGTCGGAGGGCAGTATGAGCCCCATTTTGACTTCGGCAGG aaagaCGAGCCAGACGCCTTTAAAGAACTCGGCACTGGAAACAGAATCGCCACCTGGCTCTTCTAT ATGAGTGACGTggcagcagggggcgccacTGTGTTCACAGATGTTGGGGCTGCAGTGTGGCCTAAAAAG GGCACAGCCGTGTTCTGGTATAACCTGTTTGCCAGTGGGGAGGGTGACTACAGCACACGGCACGCTGCCTGCCCTGTTCTGGTGGGCAACAAGTGGG TGTCGAACAAATGGATCCATGAGAGAGGCCAGGAGTTCCGCCGCCCCTGCAGTCTCAGTGAGGTGGAATGA